From a single Zygotorulaspora mrakii chromosome 2, complete sequence genomic region:
- a CDS encoding uncharacterized protein (Ty-like element, ribosomal frameshifting) has product MSNQVTIDNAEENILYKYGSAAKVPFSMSREAEDSLFTSREKSNSSEISNNGTDPNLSDSQRDFPSLQPSIPASVDNKQEGSPKSSAYDAGYQHTGSTQGYTYPYPWPSPYPPIAPPMVPPMGNGMFNWNMNADGIKYIPATSYETFMYQQKLLNDQFKQYRKFYDQRSEDDTTSESAKESNNEQVLPDLDEISNPSEFPRWMRSFKRFLEDNKLGDIIPDRLNESERDATKSEKAFIINSFKTYVKETAYPKSVKDAIKRGHDLFRIILCHVSEDSNLRSAIWRELTTISYDGSEDSYYYTSRVKELYSQLKATNSNIPEDIICEYLLKNLHGQYAKIRENHYLEYDLNTIAGISKCVLRTYDRLIKNKKHTSETSPSVTNRHCYKCSSEGHFAPQCPNVKDKLPKPSINSRKEKKSYHRKGIHKIGLTRDTELLGILQNSKKKRPSMTKTPQTGELVEDNQHLLIDSGAAISVIRDPGLLHNINKHPNIGIADAQDREIPISVSGDLQLSFPGTSIIHTEAVASTVPHVDILSLHELQKNGITVDFNNSQVTNNKGKMVAQIKKIGPYYWIPAKYIHKPHKKLNVMNVQKQPLFPMEFIHRLLGHVNIKTLRDSIKQGMLTNLSMDDIDWSGYSNFQCEDCVSGKSKKHKHLVGSRLTYQKSYQPFEFLHTDIFGPVPHMPTSSPSYFMAFTDEATRFRWVFGLWNKEAETVTSKFRELVNMVKTQFNTKVRSFQMDRGSEYTNKTIRNFFKEYGIIPCYTSVGDSKANGVAERLNYTLLDDCRTLLRSSNLPLHLWFYAVQFSTLMRNSLITSSVGTSSRAKAGLTGLDVSTILPFGQRVMVNNPPKNKLRPRGIVGFALTPSAESHGYLIYIPSKHTVTDTTNYLIIRGDPHDRTDDADAVIAPLLDQLEARQDGEFDNNMSTHSGGMEMDVSIHSGGTIHQRPVSPTPTADNLSTSSGGNDPIQTGTTDTTEVIPEYIPEGNNDVLGPDIHDDPPEHTNDDPPEHTSDEIADNIEEHGSNMINEDPRINLQSANHAVTYDNTESDDQPTQNEPTSNPINDPANDHPSSAIIDNTKTPDPIPDTVSRRTINNDIDPSSAIASTVGIQASAYDDVAPTTEDERTTSSTSTAELDPLPSEEDSPVPESTTVATPDSETPESISNVGGNDQSPEVNAKSLEERKNRIFQYRNGDIPRVKPPSTKRKSSLALGEIEDRTQRKRPKRHILYVNAVHSNPTPHVKPSLSYYEAIVNNDDKNDAKGYNEAYMKEYDQLIKMKTWDPNKPIKEKTIPRQQIINSMFIFNTKRDGRKKCRFVARGDQQKAGTYKEDLKANTVHHYALMTSLNIALDKKMFITQLDISSAYLYAELEEDLYIRAPPHMKLKGKAFKLNKSLYGLKQSGANWYKMIGSYLTNSCNMTELTGWPCVFKDENECFVCLFVDDMIVLSKDIKAANKLVKTLKKKFETKVIHDGKLDENNMATYDILGLEIEYTFGKKMTIGMENSLSEKLPHLGFDIEKDNKKFLVPGTPGEHIHKDNLVVEEDDYKEKVKQMQKAIGLLSYVGYKYRFDILYYVNILAQHTLYPSEQVEKLTKQLLNFVWQSKHKKLIWHANKHTKTNRITAITDASFANEEGFRSQLGHYYCLNGKVIGGRSSSEKLRVISSTEAEIYAVSESVPMLQGLACLVKQIDPSSSLRSKILTDSKPTISIVEDQSEDSRAFRNRFFGTRAFRLRDEARRNDLKFEYIKTEDNYADILTKPTSIAIFKKLTHSWVK; this is encoded by the exons atgtcaaaccaagttactatcgacaacgccgaagaaaacattctttataaatatgGTAGCGCCGCTAAAGTTCCCTTCTCAATGAGTAGAGAAGCGGAGGATTCTTTGTTTACGTCTCgtgagaaatcaaactcTTCGGAAATTAGTAACAATGGCACTGATCCCAACTTGAGTGATTCACAAAGAGACTTTCCTTCGTTGCAACCTTCAATCCCGGCCAGTGTTGATAACAAACAGGAAGGTTCCCCTAAATCAAGCGCATACGATGCGGGTTATCAACACACTGGTTCCACACAAGGTTATACTTACCCTTACCCATGGCCGAGTCCATATCCTCCAATTGCGCCACCAATGGTGCCACCAATGGGGAATGGCATGTTCAACTGGAATATGAATGCTGACGGAATAAAATACATTCCGGCCACTAGCTATGAAACATTCATGTACCAGCAAAAACTGCTGAACGATCAGTTCAAGCAATATCGAAAGTTCTATGACCAGAGATCAGAAGATGATACCACTTCTGAGTCCGCTAAAGAGTCTAACAATGAACAAGTGTTACCAGACTTGGATGAGATCAGTAATCCTTCGGAATTTCCCAGATGGATGAgatcattcaaaagatttctggAAGACAACAAGCTAGGTGATATCATACCTGACAGATTAAATGAATCTGAGAGGGACGCCACGAAGAGCGAAAAGgctttcatcattaattccttcaaaacatATGTGAAGGAAACAGCCTATCCAAAGAGCGTCAAAGACGCAATAAAAAGAGGACACGACCTGTTCCGAATTATCCTATGTCATGTATCCGAAGACAGTAACCTTAGATCCGCTATATGGAGAGAACTAACCACAATAAGTTACGACGGATCTGAAGATTCATATTACTATACTAGTAGAGTGAAAGAGCTTTATAGTCAACTTAAAGCAACAAATTCCAACATCCCAGAAGACATAATTTGTGAATACCtgctcaaaaatttgcacGGTCAATATGCAAAGATTAGGGAGAATCATTACCTGGAATACGACCTGAACACAATCGCAGGCATTTCGAAATGTGTATTGCGCACATATGAcagattgataaaaaataagaaacatACATCTGAAACATCACCTTCAGTAACAAACAGACATTGTTACAAGTGTTCCTCTGAGGGCCATTTTGCTCCTCAATGCCCAAATGTCAAAGATAAACTACCAAAACCCTCCATCAATTCACGAAAGGAGAAAAAGTCTTACCATCGTAAGGGTATCCATAAAATCGGACTCACCCGCGACACAGAGTTACTT GGCATTCTCCAgaattcgaagaagaaacgtCCGAGTATGACGAAGACACCACAAACTGGTGAACTAGTTGAAGATAACCAACATCTACTGATTGACTCTGGGGCCGCCATATCAGTAATTCGCGACCCAGGCCTCCTTCACAACATTAATAAACACCCCAATATAGGCATAGCTGACGCGCAAGATCGTGAGATCCCCATAAGTGTCAGTGGTGACCTACAGCTAAGCTTCCCGGGTACCTCCATTATTCACACGGAGGCAGTGGCATCTACAGTGCCACATGTCGACATATTGAGTCTCCATGAGCTCCAAAAAAACGGAATCACCGTCgacttcaacaattccCAAGTAACTAATAATAAAGGGAAAATGGTAGCAcagatcaaaaagatcgGACCTTACTATTGGATACCGGCAAAATATATCCATAAACCACACAAAAAGTTGAACGTCATGAACGTTCAAAAACAACCATTGTTCCCTATGGAATTTATACATCGGCTCCTAGGTCATGTCAACATTAAAACTTTAAGAGATTCCATTAAGCAAGGGATGCTGACAAATTTATCCATGGATGACATAGATTGGTCCGGATACTCTAACTTCCAGTGTGAGGATTGTGTGAGCggaaaaagcaaaaagcACAAACACTTGGTGGGTTCCAGATTGACATACCAAAAATCCTATCAACCCTTCGAGTTCTTGCATACCGATATTTTTGGACCTGTACCTCACATGCCCACATCGTCACCATCATACTTCATGGCATTCACAGATGAAGCCACGAGATTTAGATGGGTTTTTGGCTTGTGGAataaagaagctgaaaCGGTTACCTCAAAGTTTCGCGAACTGGTAAATATGGTTAAAACCCAGTTCAACACAAAGGTACGCAGCTTCCAAATGGACAGAGGATCCGAATATACTAATAAGACAATTCGTAACTTCTTCAAGGAGTACGGAATAATCCCGTGCTACACTTCCGTAGGTGACTCAAAAGCAAACGGAGTAGCTGAACGCCTTAATTATACACTGCTCGATGATTGCCGGACACTGCTTCGCAGTAGCAATCTACCATTACATCTTTGGTTCTATGCAGTGCAGTTCTCGACGCTAATGAGGAACTCATTAATAACGTCCAGTGTTGGCACTTCCTCCAGGGCCAAAGCAGGCCTGACAGGACTAGATGTCAGCActattttaccatttggaCAACGTGTCATGGTAAATAATCCGCCAAAGAACAAACTTAGACCACGGGGTATAGTGGGATTCGCACTCACACCATCCGCGGAATCCCATGGCTATCTAATATACATCCCATCGAAACATACCGTCACTGACACTACGAACTACCTGATAATTCGGGGTGATCCTCATGACAGGACAGATGACGCCGACGCAGTCATTGCTCCCCTACTTGATCAACTCGAAGCCAGACAGGACGGTGAATTCGATAATAATATGTCCACCCATTCGGGTGGTATGGAAATGGATGTGTCAATCCATTCGGGTGGTACCATTCATCAAAGGCCTGTATCACCAACCCCAACAGCCGATAACCTATCTACCTCGTCGGGTGGTAATGACCCCATCCAAACTGGAACCACAGATACAACTGAAGTCATACCAGAGTATATCCCCGAGGGCAACAATGATGTTCTAGGACCAGACATCCATGATGATCCACCGGAACATACCAATGATGATCCTCCTGAACATACCAGTGACGAGATCGCTGATAATATCGAGGAACATGGTTCAAACATGATCAATGAAGATCCCCGaatcaatcttcaaagcgCAAACCATGCTGTCACCTATGATAATACAGAAAGTGACGATCAGCCCACGCAGAATGAACCAACGTCAAACCCCATAAATGATCCAGCAAACGATCACCCATCGTCCGCCATCATTGACAACACTAAGACACCGGATCCAATTCCCGATACCGTCTCAAGAAGAaccatcaataatgatattgaccCAAGCAGTGCAATTGCATCCACGGTCGGAATACAGGCATCTGCTTACGATGATGTTGCTCCTACTACGGAAGACGAGCGCACCACATCATCGACCTCCACAGCAGAACTCGATCCACTTCCCAGCGAGGAAGACTCCCCCGTACCAGAGAGTACTACTGTAGCAACTCCCGATAGCGAAACACCTGAGTCTATCTCCAATGTGGGTGGTAACGATCAGTCTCCAGAAGTTAATGCTAAAAGtttagaagaaagaaagaatagaatttttcagtaccGTAATGGCGACATCCCGAGGGTAAAGCCACCAagtacaaaaagaaaaagtagtTTAGCTCTaggtgaaattgaagataggACTCAACGCAAGAGACCAAAGCGTCATATACTTTATGTCAACGCAGTACACTCGAATCCAACTCCTCATGTTAAACCCTCCTTAAGTTACTATGAGGCAATtgtcaataatgatgataaaaatgatgcaaaaggATACAACGAAGCCTACATGAAGGAATATGaccaattgatcaaaatgaagacCTGGGATCCTAACAAACctataaaagaaaagacgATCCCTAGACAACAAATAATAAACTCcatgtttattttcaacactaAGAGAGATGGAAGGAAGAAATGCAGATTCGTTGCAAGAGGTGACCAGCAGAAGGCTGGAACTTACAAAGAAGACCTCAAAGCAAACACGGTACATCATTACGCACTGATGACCAGTCTCAACATAGCACTagacaagaaaatgtttatcACCCAATTAGACATATCCTCAGCGTACCTATACGctgaattggaagaagatctgTACATCAGAGCACCTCCACACATGAAgctcaaaggaaaagcaTTCAAGTTGAACAAGTCACTATATGGACTTAAGCAGAGCGGAGCGAACTGGTACAAGATGATTGGCAGTTACTTAACCAACTCTTGCAACATGACAGAATTAACCGGTTGGCCATGCGtgttcaaagatgaaaatgaatgtttTGTATGCCTCTTTGTAGACGACATGATCGTCCTGTCCAAAGATATCAAGGCAGCAAACAAACTAGTCAAAActctaaagaaaaagttcgAGACCAAAGTGATCCACGATGGGAAATTAGACGAAAACAACATGGCCACATACGATATTCTAGGACTGGAAATAGAATATACGTTcggaaagaaaatgacaataGGAATGGAAAACTCCTTAAGCGAAAAGCTTCCACATTTAGGTTTTGATATCGAAAAGGATAACAAGAAGTTTCTTGTGCCAGGCACACCAGGTGAACACATCCACAAAGATAATCTGGtcgttgaagaagacgactacaaagaaaaggttaAGCAAATGCAGAAGGCTATAGGATTGCTATCATATGTGGGATACAAATATAGATTCGATATTCTATATTACGTGAACATCCTAGCTCAGCATACACTATACCCCTCAGAGCAAGTGGAGAAACTCACCAAACAGCTGTTGAACTTCGTGTGGCAGTCAAAACACAAAAAGCTGATTTGGCATGCCAACAAGCACACCAAGACAAATAGGATTACCGCTATCACTGACGCATCGTTTGCGAATGAAGAAGGATTCCGATCACAATTGGGCCATTACTACTGCCTAAATGGAAAAGTCATCGGTGGGAGATCATCTAGCGAAAAACTGCGTGTCATATCATCTACCGAAGCGGAAATATATGCGGTAAGCGAATCAGTCCCAATGTTACAAGGATTAGCATGCCTagtaaaacaaattgatccatcatcatcacttaGATCGAAGATATTAACTGACTCAAAACCTACTATATCAATAGTAGAGGACCAAAGTGAAGATTCAAGAGCGTTCAGAAATCGTTTCTTCGGGACACGAGCTTTCAGGTTAAGAGATGAAGCTAGACGCAACGATCTGAAGTTCGAATACATAAAGACAGAAGATAACTATGCGGACATATTGACCAAGCCTACATCAATAGCCATATTCAAGAAGCTTACTCATTCATGGGTGAAATAG
- the RAD26 gene encoding DNA-dependent ATPase RAD26 (similar to Saccharomyces cerevisiae RAD26 (YJR035W); ancestral locus Anc_1.459): MMSDGDNGLRDLGVNILDQSLLEQKIETNAESLITQQLVDQEHNRLERVENALEKCRSKRNHVRRKLDNASRISVKQRLRQQIEEIEELELPPLLKDIRDIKERLKNLKTAKNPNQKGGDNQGKRPDESQKEFLIRTGHITAFGSKTEFVLEKPNGITENEALEAKEEADQNMEMANEQMIENMSGESTNDDYDYDDDDYASDDQNDHDANDNIGNVSANEAPCILKPGVVKDDGDEASYQKRLRKWVDQRSQVGKGISQECLPEWRKAHPDIPDAKLNDDFKIPGEIFSLLFDYQKTCVQWLYELYQQKSGGIIGDEMGLGKTIQIIAFLAGLHHSGLLNGPVIIVCPATVMKQWCNEFHHWWPPLRVVILHAIGSGFANKKTINEDELEGLIMSSDPTKFSYDDFANSAKTKSQMESNDKILSLIDMVIQKGHVIVTTYVGLRIHSDKLLAINWAYAVLDEGHKIRNPDADISLTCKKLKTHNRIILSGTPIQNNLNELWSLFDFIFPGKLGTLPVFQQQFVQPINMGGYANATNVQVQAGYKCAVALRDLISPYLLRRVKADVAKDLPEKKEMVLFCKLTQFQRGKYLEFLHSKELEQIKGGKRQVLYGIDILRKICNHPDLLDREAKQHEKSYGDPKRSGKMQVVKQLLLLWRKEHHKTLLFTQSRQMLDILEQFISFKDEDLNGIKYLRMDGTTGISIRQSLVDEFNNGDYDVFLLTTRVGGLGVNLTGANRIIIFDPDWNPSTDMQARERAWRIGQKREVSIYRLMVTGSIEEKIYHRQIFKQFLTNKILSDPKQKRFFKMNELHDLFTLGGDGGHTTEELDEEVQKHTDSLLNSRTQESDDFGQVLNMAGVFKLESFYSGKEKKEKGKNEDDRLIEGLLGEKNLESVVAHDSMVRSHSKASPATIEKEAERVAQEALTALKKSRKTTRKFDIGTPTWTGKFGQAGKVRKKIKKDLNGNSVGSSAILANIRAVKHEAQSVQNQDFGTTNAAKNRSLLQQIVKYLSKQENYFASSVDIVKSVGAHLNDKSDIIKIRALLRTIAAFDKDKRGWILQDEFKDLDIE; this comes from the coding sequence ATGATGAGTGATGGAGACAATGGGCTGCGAGACCTCGGCGTTAATATACTTGACCAAAGTCTCCTCGAACAAAAGATTGAAACCAATGCTGAGTCACTCATCACACAGCAATTAGTTGATCAGGAACATAATCGATTAGAAAGAGTGGAGAATGCCTTGGAGAAGTGTAGAAGTAAGAGAAATCATGTTAGGAGAAAACTAGATAATGCATCTAGAATATCTGTGAAGCAAAGACTGCGGcaacaaattgaagaaatagaGGAATTGGAACTGCCCCCGTTGCTTAAAGATATCAGGGATATTAAAGAAAGgctgaaaaatctgaaaacGGCGAAGAACCCAAATCAAAAAGGCGGCGATAATCAAGGAAAAAGGCCTGATGAGTCTCAGAAGGAGTTTTTGATAAGAACAGGTCACATTACAGCTTTTGGTTCAAAAACTGAATTTGTTCTAGAGAAGCCAAATGGCATTACAGAAAATGAAGCTTTGGAGGCCAAGGAAGAAGCGGATCAGAACATGGAGATGGCTAACGAACAAATGATAGAAAACATGAGTGGCGAATCAACGAATGACGATTATGattatgatgatgatgactaTGCTAGTGATGACCAGAATGATCATGACGCAAATGACAATATCGGCAACGTTTCAGCGAATGAAGCGCCATGTATATTAAAGCCAGGTGTGGTGAAGGATGATGGTGATGAGGCTTCGTATCAAAAAAGGCTCCGAAAATGGGTAGATCAACGTTCTCAGGTTGGTAAAGGTATTTCTCAGGAATGTCTGCCTGAATGGCGGAAAGCTCATCCAGATATTCCGGATGCAAAATTGAAcgatgatttcaaaataccCGGTGAGATATTCTCCTTGTTGTTTGATTATCAAAAGACCTGCGTGCAGTGGTTATATGAATTGTATCAACAAAAGAGCGGGGGAATCATCGGAGATGAGATGGGCCTGGGTaaaacaattcaaattatAGCATTTTTAGCTGGACTTCATCATTCTGGTCTTTTAAATGGTCCCGTAATAATCGTATGTCCAGCAACTGTTATGAAACAGTGGTGCAACGAATTCCATCACTGGTGGCCACCGCTTCGCGTTGTAATTTTGCATGCCATCGGTTCCGGTTTTGCAAATAAGAAAACTATCAATGAGGATGAACTGGAAGGGTTAATTATGTCATCAGATCCTACAAAGTTTTCGTACGatgattttgcaaattcagCAAAGACTAAATCGCAAATGGAAAGTAATGATAAAATACTTTCTCTAATAGATATGGTCATACAAAAAGGACATGTAATAGTAACTACCTATGTTGGTCTGCGTATTCACAGTGACAAGCTTTTGGCTATCAATTGGGCTTACGCAGTCCTAGACGAAGGACATAAGATCAGGAATCCGGACGCTGATATTTCTTTGACGtgtaaaaaattgaaaacgCACAATAGAATCATTCTTTCAGGCACGCccattcaaaataatcTCAATGAGTTGTGGTCcttatttgatttcatctttcCGGGGAAACTCGGGACGCTACCTGTATTTCAACAGCAGTTCGTGCAGCCCATTAATATGGGAGGCTATGCAAATGCTACAAATGTTCAGGTACAAGCGGGATACAAATGTGCAGTTGCGCTAAGGGATTTGATCTCCCCTTATTTACTAAGACGAGTTAAAGCTGACGTTGCCAAGGATCTTCcagagaaaaaggaaatggtATTGTTTTGCAAACTCactcaatttcaaagaggaAAGTATTTAGAATTTTTGCACTCAAAGGAACTGGAACAGATCAAAGGGGGAAAGCGTCAAGTATTGTATGGCATTGATATTCTTAGGAAAATTTGTAATCACCCCGACTTACTGGATAGAGAAGCAAAACAGCATGAAAAATCGTATGGAGATCCAAAACGCTCAGGAAAAATGCAAGTTGTTAAACAATTACTTCTTCTGTGGCGCAAAGAGCACCACAAAACGCTTTTATTTACACAATCAAGACAAATGcttgatattttggaaCAATTTATATCGTTCAAGGATGAGGATCTGAATGGAATAAAGTATCTCAGAATGGATGGTACTACCGGCATATCGATTAGACAATCATTAGTAGATGAATTCAACAATGGAGATTATGATGTTTTTTTGCTGACAACAAGAGTTGGTGGATTAGGTGTGAATTTAACTGGTGCCAATAGGATTATTATATTCGATCCTGATTGGAACCCATCAACAGATATGCAAGCTCGTGAAAGAGCGTGGAGAATCGGCCAAAAAAGGGAAGTGTCCATTTACAGGTTAATGGTTACTggttcaattgaagaaaaaatctaCCATCGTCAAATATTCAAGCAGTTCCTGACAAACAAGATATTGAGTGATCCTAAACAgaagagatttttcaaaatgaatgaaCTGCACGATCTTTTTACCTTGGGCGGAGATGGTGGACACACCACGGAAGAACTCGATGAGGAGGTTCAAAAGCATACGGATTCTCTTTTAAACTCACGTACCCAGGAGAGTGACGACTTCGGTCAAGTTTTAAACATGGCTGGCGTTTTCAAACTAGAGAGCTTCTATTCCgggaaagagaaaaaggagaaaggcaaaaatgaagatgacagGCTCATTGAAGGTCTTTTGGGAGAGAAAAACTTAGAAAGTGTAGTGGCCCACGACAGTATGGTGAGGTCACATTCAAAAGCCTCGCCAGCAACAATCGAGAAGGAGGCTGAGAGAGTAGCTCAAGAAGCCTTGACAgctttaaaaaaatcacgAAAAACTACTCGGAAATTTGATATAGGCACACCCACATGGACAGGAAAATTTGGACAGGCTGGGAAGGTGAGaaagaagataaaaaaagatttaaaCGGAAATTCGGTAGGATCCTCCGCGATTTTAGCTAATATTCGAGCTGTAAAGCATGAAGCGCAAAGtgttcaaaatcaagattttgGTACCACAAATGCTGCCAAGAACCGGTCTCTTTTGCAGCAAATAGTGAAATATCTGAGCAAGCAAGAAAACTATTTCGCATCATCAGTGGACATTGTCAAGAGTGTAGGTGCTCATTTAAACGATAAATCTGATATAATTAAGATCCGTGCCCTCCTTAGAACTATTGCAgcatttgataaagataaAAGAGGATGGATTTTGCAAGATGAGTTTAAAGATCTAGATATTGAATGA
- the PET191 gene encoding Pet191p (similar to Saccharomyces cerevisiae PET191 (YJR034W); ancestral locus Anc_1.458) has translation MGASCRDQKKAVAICLQRSPCVMIERHTPQQCFDDPVLKKELPELCIMQMKAFLDCKRGMVDMTKRFTGNAPLSTGKYDQQYEKLCSGDFDPREELNKLNALNSNDKK, from the coding sequence ATGGGAGCTAGTTGCCGCGATCAAAAAAAGGCTGTTGCTATTTGTTTACAAAGATCTCCATGCGTTATGATCGAACGGCATACGCCACAACAGTGCTTTGATGATCCTGTCCTGAAGAAAGAGCTTCCAGAACTTTGTATCATGCAAATGAAGGCCTTCCTCGATTGCAAAAGAGGTATGGTAGACATGACCAAAAGATTTACAGGAAATGCACCTTTATCAACCGGAAAGTATGATCAGCAATATGAAAAACTCTGTTCGGGAGATTTCGATCCAAGAGAAGAACTGAATAAGCTGAATGCTTTAAATAGTaatgacaaaaaatga